In a single window of the Thermus amyloliquefaciens genome:
- a CDS encoding rod shape-determining protein: MLRGEDIGIDLGTASVLIYVRGKGIVLREPSVIAVVQGKREVKAVGAEAYRMLGRTPGNIVAVRPLKDGVIADYALTERMLLLFLQKVLSPMSRFFRPRVMVGVPSGVTDVERRAVVQAVSAMAHKVYLIEEPLAAAIGAGINVAEPTGSMVVDIGGGSTDIAVISLGGIVRSESLRIAGNEMDQAIIRYVRQKYNLLIGERTAEELKIQLGRAKLLPGEEKEVAEVRGRDLITGLPRTAEIPAEDVAEALKEPLEKIFQGVKGVLETTPPELASDIYERGILLTGGGALLKNLDVALQEATGVPVVVAENPIEAVALGTGRALEMLHVLEDTILSSDDVLKR; this comes from the coding sequence ATGCTGAGGGGCGAGGACATCGGGATCGATCTGGGGACGGCCAGCGTCCTCATCTACGTGCGGGGGAAGGGCATTGTCCTGCGCGAGCCCTCCGTGATCGCGGTGGTGCAGGGGAAGCGGGAGGTGAAGGCGGTGGGGGCCGAGGCCTACCGCATGCTGGGGCGCACCCCGGGGAACATCGTGGCGGTGCGGCCCCTTAAGGATGGGGTGATCGCCGACTACGCCCTCACGGAGCGCATGCTCCTCCTCTTCCTGCAAAAGGTGCTTTCCCCCATGAGCCGCTTCTTCCGTCCCCGGGTCATGGTGGGGGTACCCTCCGGGGTCACGGACGTGGAGCGGCGGGCGGTGGTGCAGGCGGTTTCCGCCATGGCCCACAAGGTCTACCTCATCGAGGAGCCCTTGGCGGCGGCCATCGGGGCGGGGATCAACGTGGCCGAACCCACGGGCAGCATGGTGGTGGACATCGGGGGAGGCTCCACGGACATCGCCGTCATCTCCCTGGGGGGCATCGTGCGCTCGGAGAGCCTGCGCATCGCCGGCAACGAGATGGACCAGGCCATCATCCGCTACGTGCGGCAAAAGTACAACCTCCTCATCGGGGAACGCACCGCCGAGGAGCTCAAGATCCAGCTGGGCCGGGCCAAGCTCCTGCCGGGGGAGGAGAAAGAGGTGGCCGAGGTGCGGGGCCGGGACCTGATCACCGGCCTCCCCCGCACCGCGGAGATCCCCGCCGAGGACGTGGCCGAGGCCCTGAAAGAGCCCCTGGAGAAAATCTTCCAAGGGGTGAAGGGGGTCTTGGAGACCACCCCCCCCGAGCTGGCCTCGGACATCTACGAGCGCGGCATCCTCCTCACCGGGGGCGGGGCCCTGCTTAAAAACCTAGACGTGGCCCTGCAGGAGGCCACGGGGGTGCCGGTGGTGGTGGCGGAGAACCCCATTGAGGCGGTGGCCTTGGGCACGGGGCGGGCCCTGGAGATGCTCCACGTGCTGGAGGACACCATCCTTTCCTCCGACGACGTGCTGAAGAGGTAA
- a CDS encoding enolase C-terminal domain-like protein: MATLKDLRLIPFRIPLKAPLRWGKASELGALEHALLEVELSDGSLGRAEVAIRPTIYGETLGSVQAGLAYLRPKLLGLEADDQEAIRAVLEGFPFNYALKGALDTAIWEAWARSEGEELYQVLKPAKHRVRVAYILGLGPEEEVLADARMAYEAGVRVFKVKVGRDLEGDTRRIARLKEAFPDAELYADANEALSPKDAEGYLRAWRELGLLYVEEPLPTEEVEARRRLREKKILPLIADDSAMTPKDLRRELLLDTFDILNLKPARTGITWTLEMLALAREKGKRAMVGSQAQSAFGAYQSALLAFQQGVTEPNELAFHLKAEGGFFSFPAFREGWLYFEDLVEGRWDEEAFRRYALE, encoded by the coding sequence ATGGCGACCCTTAAGGACCTTCGCCTCATCCCCTTCCGTATCCCCCTGAAGGCCCCCTTGCGCTGGGGGAAGGCCTCGGAGCTGGGTGCCTTGGAGCACGCCCTCTTGGAGGTGGAGCTTTCCGATGGTTCCCTGGGCCGGGCGGAGGTGGCCATCCGCCCCACCATCTACGGGGAGACCCTAGGAAGCGTGCAGGCGGGGCTTGCGTACCTAAGGCCCAAGCTTTTGGGCCTCGAGGCCGACGACCAAGAGGCGATCCGGGCGGTTTTGGAGGGCTTTCCCTTCAACTATGCCCTTAAGGGGGCCCTGGACACGGCCATCTGGGAGGCCTGGGCCCGGAGCGAGGGGGAGGAGCTTTACCAGGTCCTGAAGCCCGCCAAGCACCGGGTGCGGGTGGCCTACATCCTGGGCCTGGGGCCGGAGGAGGAGGTGCTGGCGGATGCCCGCATGGCCTACGAGGCGGGGGTGCGGGTCTTCAAGGTGAAGGTGGGCCGGGACCTCGAGGGGGACACCAGGCGGATCGCCCGCCTCAAGGAGGCCTTCCCGGATGCCGAGCTCTACGCGGACGCCAACGAGGCCCTCTCCCCCAAGGACGCCGAGGGCTATTTGCGGGCCTGGAGAGAACTGGGCCTCCTCTACGTGGAGGAACCCTTGCCCACCGAGGAGGTGGAGGCCAGGAGGAGGCTACGGGAGAAGAAAATCCTCCCCCTCATCGCCGACGACTCGGCCATGACCCCGAAGGACCTGCGCCGGGAACTCCTTCTGGACACCTTTGACATCCTGAACCTCAAGCCCGCCCGCACCGGCATCACCTGGACCCTGGAGATGCTCGCCCTGGCCCGGGAGAAGGGGAAGCGGGCCATGGTGGGAAGCCAGGCGCAAAGCGCCTTCGGCGCCTACCAGTCGGCCCTCTTGGCTTTCCAGCAGGGGGTGACCGAGCCCAACGAGCTGGCCTTCCACCTCAAGGCCGAGGGGGGGTTTTTCTCCTTCCCCGCCTTCCGCGAGGGCTGGCTCTACTTTGAGGACCTGGTGGAGGGCCGGTGGGACGAGGAGGCGTTTCGGCGGTATGCCTTAGAGTAA
- the recA gene encoding recombinase RecA, protein MDENKRKALENALKTIEKEFGKGAVMRLGEMPKLQVDVIPTGSLGLDLALGIGGIPRGRVIEIYGPESGGKTTLALTIIAQAQKQGGVAAFVDAEHALDPLYAQKLGVKVEDLLVSQPDTGEQALEIVELLARSGAVDVIVVDSVAALVPKAEIEGEMGDQHVGLQARLMSQALRKLTAVLSKSNTAAIFINQVREKVGVMYGNSETTPGGRALRFYASVRLDVRKSGQPIKVGNEAVGIKVKVKVVKNKLAPPFREAELEIYFGKGLDPVMDLVNVAVAANVIEKAGSWFSYGETRLGQGKEKAAEYLRERPELLEEIRAKVLERAHEVVLAGSEEGEE, encoded by the coding sequence ATGGACGAGAACAAGAGGAAAGCGCTGGAAAACGCACTCAAGACCATTGAGAAGGAGTTCGGCAAGGGCGCGGTGATGCGCCTGGGGGAGATGCCCAAGCTGCAGGTGGACGTGATCCCCACGGGCTCCTTGGGCCTGGACCTGGCCTTGGGGATCGGGGGCATTCCCCGGGGAAGGGTCATTGAGATCTACGGCCCCGAGTCCGGGGGGAAGACCACCTTGGCCCTCACCATCATCGCCCAGGCACAAAAGCAAGGGGGGGTGGCCGCCTTCGTGGATGCGGAGCACGCCCTGGACCCGCTTTACGCCCAGAAGCTGGGGGTCAAGGTGGAGGACCTCCTGGTCTCCCAGCCCGACACCGGGGAGCAGGCCCTGGAGATCGTGGAGCTTTTGGCCCGCTCGGGGGCGGTGGACGTGATCGTGGTGGACTCGGTGGCCGCCTTGGTGCCCAAGGCGGAGATCGAGGGGGAGATGGGGGACCAGCACGTGGGCTTGCAGGCCCGGCTCATGAGCCAGGCCCTCCGGAAGCTCACCGCGGTCCTCTCCAAGAGCAACACCGCCGCCATCTTCATCAACCAGGTGCGGGAGAAGGTGGGGGTGATGTACGGAAACTCCGAGACCACCCCGGGCGGCCGGGCCCTCAGGTTCTACGCCAGCGTGCGCCTGGACGTGCGCAAAAGCGGCCAGCCCATCAAGGTGGGGAATGAGGCGGTGGGGATCAAGGTCAAGGTGAAGGTGGTGAAGAACAAGCTGGCCCCACCCTTCCGCGAGGCGGAGCTGGAGATCTACTTCGGCAAGGGCCTGGACCCGGTGATGGACCTGGTGAACGTGGCCGTGGCGGCGAACGTCATCGAGAAGGCGGGAAGCTGGTTTTCCTACGGGGAGACCCGCCTGGGCCAGGGGAAGGAGAAGGCGGCGGAGTACCTCAGGGAGCGTCCCGAGCTTCTGGAGGAGATCCGGGCCAAGGTGCTGGAGAGGGCCCACGAGGTGGTGCTCGCGGGAAGCGAGGAGGGGGAGGAGTAG
- a CDS encoding MFS transporter, whose translation MADVRLFWGSFLALFLVGVIVALPGAALPEWRERHGVGEEVSWFFTALLLGLLLGVRLAQGERRHPLLPAALGLVGLALWGVALAPSFTLVVALAFLLGLGEGVMNVHGNSLVGELDPGKRVELLNRVNVAFGLGAVFTPFALTLLPYAGVLGLAGLLAWVGALLLWRAPAVKQAPREGGKRLWPFLLAVAVYTGLEGALAAWNRVWLEGLGHSTALGGLLLSLYWLFLALGRLLLARRVAGSPLASLRNLLLGVLALLALNLLPPAALLFPLVGFFLGPLFSTLFALVQAQYGHRALGGLLYAGATGSTLIPALFALLPTAGIPYGLLFLALALYLLISGLEGRVAHA comes from the coding sequence ATGGCGGACGTGCGCCTTTTCTGGGGCTCCTTCCTGGCGCTCTTTCTGGTGGGGGTGATCGTGGCCCTGCCGGGGGCAGCCTTGCCCGAGTGGCGGGAACGCCACGGAGTGGGCGAGGAGGTTTCCTGGTTCTTTACCGCCCTTCTCCTGGGCCTCCTCCTGGGGGTCCGCCTGGCCCAGGGGGAGAGGCGCCACCCCCTTCTTCCCGCCGCCTTGGGGCTGGTGGGCCTGGCCCTATGGGGGGTGGCCCTGGCCCCTTCCTTTACCCTGGTGGTGGCCCTGGCCTTCCTCCTGGGGCTTGGGGAAGGGGTGATGAACGTCCACGGCAACAGCCTGGTGGGGGAGCTTGACCCCGGGAAGCGGGTGGAACTCCTGAACCGGGTGAACGTGGCCTTCGGCCTAGGGGCGGTCTTCACCCCCTTTGCCCTCACCCTACTGCCCTATGCCGGCGTGCTCGGCTTGGCGGGCCTCCTGGCCTGGGTGGGGGCCCTCCTCCTCTGGCGGGCGCCAGCGGTCAAGCAAGCCCCTCGGGAAGGCGGGAAAAGGCTTTGGCCCTTTCTCCTGGCGGTGGCGGTCTACACGGGCCTGGAGGGAGCCCTGGCCGCCTGGAACCGGGTCTGGCTGGAGGGGCTAGGCCACTCCACGGCCCTGGGCGGCCTCCTCCTTTCCCTGTACTGGCTCTTCCTGGCCCTGGGCCGCCTCCTTTTGGCCAGACGGGTGGCGGGAAGCCCCTTGGCTTCCTTAAGAAACCTGCTCCTGGGCGTCCTGGCCCTCCTCGCCCTCAACCTCCTCCCCCCCGCAGCCCTCCTCTTTCCCCTGGTGGGCTTCTTCCTGGGCCCCCTTTTCTCCACCCTTTTCGCCTTGGTGCAGGCCCAATACGGCCACCGGGCCCTGGGCGGGTTGCTCTATGCGGGGGCCACGGGAAGCACCCTGATCCCTGCCCTCTTCGCCCTCCTGCCCACGGCGGGGATTCCCTATGGGCTCCTCTTCCTGGCCCTGGCCCTTTACCTTTTGATCTCCGGCCTGGAAGGGAGGGTGGCCCATGCTTAA
- a CDS encoding CinA family nicotinamide mononucleotide deamidase-related protein, producing MERAEIIGVGTELIYGETLDTNTAEIARSLEGYALKVERTLRVVDEPLPLAREVGQAWERARLVVLSGGLGPTPDDVTREAVAEALGEPLVLDEAMLLEIEALFRARGRPMPEANRKQALKIPSAIWLKNPWGTAPGWWVRKEGKDLILLPGPPPEWRPMWQEVLPRLNLPRRPYAKRVLKTWGIGESEIVERLGELFRRDKEVEVGTYPKLQGVEVVVRGREDLVADLSEKVKKRLLKEVWGEGELTLAEAVKRRLEREGATLSTMESLTGGLLGAEITRVPGASRFYLGGVVSYSLGAKARFGVPEELLAKTVSAETAKAMAEAARVLFGSTYALSTTGVAGPDPLEGEPVGTVFVALAGPKGTEVRRYRFPGDREAVRLRSVYAALALLLT from the coding sequence ATGGAGCGGGCGGAGATCATCGGGGTAGGCACGGAGCTCATCTACGGGGAGACCCTGGACACCAACACGGCGGAGATCGCCAGGAGCCTCGAGGGCTACGCCCTCAAGGTGGAAAGGACCCTTAGGGTGGTGGACGAACCCCTCCCCCTGGCCCGGGAGGTGGGCCAGGCCTGGGAGCGGGCCAGGCTGGTGGTGCTTTCCGGGGGCCTGGGCCCCACCCCCGACGACGTGACCCGGGAGGCGGTGGCCGAGGCCTTGGGGGAGCCCTTGGTGTTGGACGAGGCCATGCTTTTGGAGATCGAGGCCCTCTTCCGGGCCCGGGGGCGGCCCATGCCCGAGGCGAATCGCAAGCAGGCCCTGAAGATCCCCTCGGCCATCTGGCTTAAGAACCCCTGGGGCACCGCCCCCGGCTGGTGGGTGCGCAAGGAGGGCAAGGACCTGATCCTCCTGCCCGGGCCTCCCCCTGAGTGGCGGCCCATGTGGCAAGAGGTCTTGCCCCGGCTGAACCTCCCCCGCCGCCCCTACGCCAAGCGGGTCCTGAAGACCTGGGGCATAGGGGAGTCGGAGATTGTGGAGAGGCTCGGGGAGCTTTTTCGGCGGGACAAGGAGGTGGAGGTGGGCACCTACCCCAAGCTCCAGGGGGTGGAGGTGGTGGTGCGGGGCCGGGAGGACCTGGTGGCGGACCTATCGGAGAAGGTCAAGAAGCGCCTTTTGAAGGAGGTCTGGGGTGAAGGGGAGCTCACCCTGGCCGAGGCGGTGAAGCGCCGCCTGGAGCGGGAGGGCGCCACCCTCTCCACCATGGAAAGCCTCACCGGGGGGCTTCTGGGGGCGGAGATCACCCGGGTGCCGGGGGCGAGCCGGTTCTACCTGGGCGGCGTGGTATCCTATTCCCTAGGGGCCAAGGCCCGCTTCGGTGTGCCGGAGGAACTCCTCGCCAAGACGGTTTCCGCCGAGACGGCCAAGGCCATGGCGGAGGCCGCCCGGGTGCTTTTCGGTTCCACCTATGCCCTTTCCACCACGGGGGTGGCGGGGCCGGACCCCTTGGAGGGCGAACCCGTGGGCACGGTCTTCGTGGCCCTGGCGGGGCCTAAGGGGACGGAGGTGCGCCGCTACCGCTTTCCCGGGGACCGCGAGGCGGTGCGGCTGCGAAGCGTGTATGCCGCCTTGGCCTTACTCCTAACATGA
- a CDS encoding HAD family hydrolase has product MLKALLFDLDGTLADTDPLHLQAWREALAPWGLQVDEAFYRKRISGRLNPDIVQDLLGLEGEAAQRLIEAKEARFRELAQDLKPTPGLHGLLAKAEAQGLTWGVVTNAPRENALHVLRALGLNPPLLVLAEEVGRGKPDPLPYRVALERLGIEPGEALAFEDSPSGVRSAVGAGIPTYALLTGHGKEALLEAGALEALRDFQQIVDLL; this is encoded by the coding sequence ATGCTTAAGGCCTTGCTCTTTGACCTGGACGGCACCCTGGCCGACACCGACCCCCTGCACCTCCAGGCCTGGCGGGAAGCCCTGGCGCCCTGGGGCCTCCAGGTGGACGAGGCCTTCTACCGCAAGCGCATCTCGGGCAGGCTGAACCCGGACATCGTGCAGGACCTCCTGGGCCTGGAGGGCGAGGCGGCCCAGCGGCTCATTGAGGCCAAGGAGGCCCGTTTCCGGGAGTTGGCCCAGGACCTGAAACCCACCCCGGGGCTCCACGGGCTCTTGGCGAAGGCCGAGGCCCAGGGCCTCACCTGGGGCGTGGTGACCAACGCCCCCAGGGAAAACGCCCTGCACGTGCTTAGGGCCCTGGGGCTGAACCCGCCCCTCTTGGTCCTGGCGGAGGAGGTGGGCCGGGGCAAGCCCGACCCCCTGCCCTACCGGGTGGCCCTGGAGCGGCTGGGGATTGAACCGGGGGAGGCCCTGGCCTTTGAGGACTCCCCCTCCGGGGTAAGGAGCGCCGTGGGGGCGGGGATACCCACCTACGCCCTATTGACGGGGCACGGGAAGGAGGCGCTCCTGGAGGCGGGGGCTCTAGAGGCCCTACGGGATTTCCAGCAGATCGTGGATTTACTCTAA
- the thpR gene encoding RNA 2',3'-cyclic phosphodiesterase, whose protein sequence is MRLFYAIFLPEEVKRALVEAQERVARYKGWREVAPHHLHVTLLFLGERPEEDLADLRALGHRLGRLHPPFTARIRGTGYFPNEGTPRVWFAKAEGEGFALLAEGLREGVRELLGEEALLAGGDKPFKPHITLARRKAPAPRVPPVVFGLEWPVTEFALVRSELKPKGPVYTILEKFPLRGDHGREQEESAGKRTQDH, encoded by the coding sequence ATGAGGCTCTTCTACGCGATTTTTCTTCCTGAAGAGGTGAAGCGGGCCTTGGTGGAGGCTCAGGAGCGGGTGGCCCGCTACAAGGGGTGGAGGGAGGTGGCGCCCCACCACCTCCACGTCACCCTTCTCTTCCTGGGGGAAAGGCCGGAGGAGGACCTGGCGGATCTCCGGGCCTTGGGCCACCGCCTGGGGCGGCTTCACCCCCCCTTTACCGCCCGCATCCGGGGCACCGGCTACTTCCCCAACGAGGGCACCCCCCGGGTGTGGTTCGCCAAGGCGGAGGGAGAGGGGTTTGCCCTGTTGGCGGAAGGGCTTCGGGAAGGGGTGCGGGAGCTGCTGGGGGAGGAGGCGCTTTTGGCGGGCGGCGATAAGCCCTTCAAGCCCCACATCACCCTGGCCCGGCGCAAGGCCCCGGCTCCCCGGGTGCCCCCGGTGGTCTTTGGCTTGGAATGGCCGGTGACGGAGTTTGCCCTGGTCCGCTCGGAGCTTAAGCCCAAGGGGCCCGTCTATACCATTTTGGAGAAGTTCCCTTTGCGAGGTGACCATGGACGAGAACAAGAGGAAAGCGCTGGAAAACGCACTCAAGACCATTGA
- a CDS encoding carbohydrate ABC transporter permease — MQRLPLFLFSLPALLTLGVFVLYPFLDVLRFSTWEWSGLSEPKPVGLKNYQDLLRDPAFWGSLWVTLKFMLLALPLFVGLSLALAVALDGAPYERFAKSLLFLPGLVTLGGATLSWYTLFTPEYGALAQFLPIPPWDREGFWALAMVVLFTLWRHLGYGVLVASARLKAIPKTLLEAAYVDGAGPWEAFRHVVLPLMRPAVAFLVVVGTILSLQSYSAVFLLTRGGPYGATRVLGYYLYESGFENFRLGYAAAVTVVILVLTLLFAYAQLRLLRQGEE, encoded by the coding sequence GTGCAGCGCCTCCCCCTTTTCCTCTTCTCCCTGCCCGCCCTCCTCACCCTGGGGGTTTTCGTCCTCTACCCCTTCCTGGACGTCCTTCGCTTTTCCACCTGGGAGTGGTCGGGTCTATCCGAGCCCAAGCCGGTGGGGCTCAAAAACTACCAGGACCTCCTCCGGGACCCCGCCTTTTGGGGAAGCCTCTGGGTAACCCTGAAGTTCATGCTCCTGGCCCTGCCCCTCTTCGTGGGGCTTTCCCTGGCCTTGGCGGTGGCCCTGGACGGGGCCCCTTACGAGCGCTTCGCCAAAAGCCTCCTCTTCCTCCCGGGCCTGGTCACCCTGGGCGGGGCCACCTTGAGCTGGTACACCCTCTTCACCCCGGAGTACGGGGCCCTGGCCCAGTTCCTGCCCATCCCCCCCTGGGACCGGGAGGGGTTCTGGGCCCTGGCCATGGTGGTCCTCTTCACCCTCTGGCGGCACCTGGGCTACGGGGTGCTGGTGGCCTCGGCCCGGCTTAAGGCCATCCCCAAAACGCTTTTGGAAGCCGCCTATGTGGATGGGGCTGGGCCTTGGGAAGCCTTCCGCCATGTGGTCCTTCCCCTCATGCGGCCGGCGGTGGCCTTCTTGGTGGTGGTGGGCACCATCCTCTCCTTGCAGTCCTACTCGGCCGTCTTCCTCCTTACCCGGGGCGGGCCTTACGGGGCCACCCGGGTGCTGGGCTACTACCTTTACGAGTCGGGGTTTGAGAACTTCCGCCTGGGCTATGCCGCCGCGGTCACCGTGGTGATCCTGGTGCTCACCCTTCTTTTCGCCTACGCCCAGCTTCGGCTTTTGCGTCAGGGGGAAGAGTAG
- the fabZ gene encoding 3-hydroxyacyl-ACP dehydratase FabZ translates to MEITEILSLLPHRYPFLLVDRVLHADERSFRALKNVTFNEPHFQGHFPGYPIMPGVLILEAMAQAAVGTIARQPGFKPGGLVFLVGVEEARFKKPVVPGDTLILEGELLLFRRGLGKVAVRALVEGEERASATLSFAVRGG, encoded by the coding sequence GTGGAGATCACCGAGATTCTCAGCCTTCTGCCCCACCGGTATCCCTTTCTCCTGGTGGACCGGGTTCTTCACGCCGATGAAAGGTCCTTCCGGGCCTTGAAGAACGTCACCTTCAACGAGCCCCATTTCCAGGGGCACTTCCCCGGCTACCCCATCATGCCGGGGGTGCTGATCCTGGAGGCCATGGCCCAGGCGGCGGTGGGCACCATCGCCCGGCAGCCCGGCTTCAAGCCGGGGGGCTTGGTGTTCCTGGTGGGGGTGGAGGAGGCCCGCTTCAAAAAGCCCGTGGTGCCAGGGGACACCCTGATCCTGGAGGGGGAGCTTCTCCTCTTCCGCCGGGGCCTGGGCAAGGTGGCGGTCAGGGCCCTGGTGGAGGGGGAGGAAAGGGCCAGCGCCACCCTGAGCTTTGCGGTGCGGGGGGGCTAG
- the rny gene encoding ribonuclease Y, whose protein sequence is MTLLDLGLLLLVLVLAGALFLRRKGEDRTGEEAKRLLEAAREEAREALEAARKEAKEILEAARAEARALRQEAEERAKALRQELETELKRRSEALEAEAKRRLQEAEERLRGEREELKAERERLRALQEELKAERERLKGEREELRREAERLSKRGEALDARALKLDALEEALSKREEALRAQEALLQEKEREAERRLYEVAGLSPEEARRLILERLDRELEEEKAQRVRAALERVRLEARKEAQKILAQAMQRQASETAAQLAVSVVPIPSDAMKGRIIGREGRNIRTFEALTGVDLIIDDTPEAVLLSSFNPVRREIARMALEELLKDGRIHPSRIEEVVEKAKQEMKTFIYERGEEAALEAGVVGLKPGLIQLLGRLHFRSSYGQNVLKHSVQVAHLAGIMAAELGLDAALARRAGLLHDIGKSVDREVEGSHVEIGIALARRFGEPAEVLDGIAHHHDPENAETVYAVLVAAADALSAARPGARRESLEEYLQRLEALERIALSFPGVETAFAVQAGREVRVIVKPDKITDAKATLLAREIASRIEREMNYPGQVQVTVVRETRAVEYAK, encoded by the coding sequence CTGACCCTTTTGGACCTGGGGCTTCTCCTCCTGGTCTTGGTCCTGGCGGGGGCCCTGTTTCTTAGGCGCAAGGGGGAGGACCGGACCGGGGAGGAGGCCAAAAGGCTCCTGGAGGCCGCCAGGGAGGAGGCCAGGGAGGCCCTCGAGGCGGCCCGCAAGGAGGCCAAGGAGATCCTGGAGGCCGCCCGGGCCGAGGCCCGGGCCCTGCGCCAGGAGGCCGAGGAGCGGGCCAAGGCCTTGCGCCAGGAGCTGGAGACGGAGCTGAAGCGCCGTTCGGAGGCCTTGGAGGCGGAGGCCAAGAGGCGTTTGCAGGAGGCGGAGGAGCGCCTAAGGGGCGAGCGGGAGGAGCTTAAGGCCGAGCGGGAGAGGCTTAGGGCCTTGCAGGAGGAACTTAAGGCGGAAAGGGAGCGCCTCAAGGGGGAGCGGGAGGAGCTCAGGCGGGAGGCGGAAAGGCTTTCCAAGCGGGGTGAGGCCCTGGACGCCCGGGCCCTCAAGCTGGATGCCTTGGAGGAGGCCCTTTCCAAGCGGGAGGAGGCGCTTAGGGCGCAGGAGGCCCTTCTGCAGGAGAAGGAGCGGGAGGCGGAAAGGAGGCTTTACGAGGTGGCGGGCCTCTCCCCGGAGGAGGCCCGGCGCCTCATCCTGGAGAGGCTGGACCGGGAGCTGGAGGAGGAAAAGGCCCAAAGGGTGCGGGCGGCCTTGGAGAGGGTGCGCCTCGAGGCCCGCAAGGAGGCCCAGAAGATCCTGGCCCAGGCCATGCAGCGCCAGGCCTCGGAGACGGCGGCGCAGCTTGCGGTTTCCGTGGTGCCCATCCCCTCGGATGCCATGAAGGGCAGGATCATTGGGCGGGAGGGGCGGAACATCCGCACCTTTGAGGCTTTGACGGGGGTGGACCTGATCATCGACGACACCCCGGAGGCGGTCTTGCTTTCCTCCTTCAACCCCGTGCGCCGGGAGATCGCCCGCATGGCCCTGGAGGAGCTCCTCAAGGATGGGCGCATCCACCCAAGCCGCATCGAGGAGGTGGTGGAGAAGGCCAAGCAGGAGATGAAGACCTTCATCTACGAGCGGGGGGAGGAGGCGGCCCTCGAGGCGGGGGTGGTGGGCTTAAAGCCCGGCCTCATCCAGCTCTTGGGGCGGCTCCACTTCCGCTCCAGCTACGGCCAGAACGTGCTGAAGCACTCGGTGCAGGTGGCCCACCTCGCGGGGATCATGGCGGCGGAGCTGGGGCTGGATGCCGCCTTGGCCCGGCGGGCGGGGCTTTTGCACGACATCGGCAAGAGCGTGGACCGGGAGGTGGAGGGAAGCCACGTGGAGATCGGCATCGCCCTGGCCCGCCGCTTCGGGGAACCCGCAGAGGTTTTGGACGGCATCGCCCACCACCACGACCCCGAGAACGCGGAAACCGTGTATGCCGTTTTGGTGGCGGCCGCCGATGCCCTTTCCGCCGCCCGGCCCGGGGCCAGGCGGGAGAGCTTGGAGGAGTACCTGCAGCGCCTCGAGGCCCTGGAGCGCATCGCCCTTTCCTTCCCTGGGGTGGAGACGGCCTTTGCCGTGCAGGCGGGAAGGGAGGTGCGGGTCATCGTCAAGCCCGACAAGATCACCGACGCCAAGGCCACCCTCCTGGCCCGGGAGATCGCAAGCCGCATCGAGCGGGAGATGAACTACCCCGGCCAGGTGCAGGTGACGGTGGTGCGGGAGACCCGGGCGGTGGAGTACGCTAAGTGA
- a CDS encoding glycine cleavage system protein T has product MEAALEKALAGEGYFAFPGVLLVRGPDAFSFLQGQATRDLRRLSPPAGTLFLNHRGQIEEAATVFLHPEGFLLAPWGTLEGLRARLRRYIVFDQVELVELPLYRLLHADGREEVAQSGEGAHPAGLYPLYALLKGLPLLADIRGELPQSVGLLHLVDYGKGCYVGQEIMARLEGKEVHHRPVGLRGLAPSQGAPFDLLLEGRKVGEAKRVVETPWGVLGFAVVRQEVPLKAVLEGGGGRFQVEAWPFEEAAWSGRRSSG; this is encoded by the coding sequence ATGGAGGCGGCCCTGGAAAAAGCCCTGGCGGGTGAGGGGTATTTCGCCTTCCCCGGCGTGCTCCTGGTGCGGGGGCCCGACGCCTTTTCCTTTCTCCAGGGCCAGGCCACCCGGGACCTGCGGCGGCTTTCCCCACCGGCGGGGACCCTTTTCCTCAACCACCGGGGCCAGATCGAGGAGGCGGCCACGGTGTTTTTGCACCCGGAAGGCTTTCTCCTGGCCCCCTGGGGTACCTTGGAGGGCCTAAGGGCCCGGCTTCGGCGCTACATCGTCTTTGACCAGGTGGAGCTGGTGGAGCTTCCTCTTTACCGCCTGCTCCACGCGGACGGGCGGGAGGAGGTGGCCCAAAGCGGGGAGGGGGCCCATCCGGCGGGGCTTTACCCCCTTTACGCCCTGCTTAAGGGCCTTCCCCTCCTCGCCGACATCCGGGGCGAGCTTCCCCAGAGCGTGGGGCTTCTCCACCTGGTGGACTACGGCAAGGGGTGCTACGTGGGCCAGGAGATCATGGCCCGCCTCGAGGGGAAGGAGGTGCACCACCGCCCCGTGGGCCTGAGGGGGCTTGCCCCTTCCCAAGGGGCCCCCTTTGACCTCCTGCTGGAGGGGCGGAAGGTGGGGGAGGCCAAGCGGGTGGTGGAAACCCCCTGGGGGGTCCTGGGCTTTGCCGTGGTGCGCCAGGAGGTGCCCCTGAAGGCGGTTCTGGAAGGAGGGGGAGGGCGTTTCCAGGTGGAGGCCTGGCCCTTTGAGGAGGCGGCATGGAGCGGGCGGAGATCATCGGGGTAG